The Amycolatopsis mongoliensis genome includes a window with the following:
- a CDS encoding enoyl-CoA hydratase/isomerase family protein produces MNLDTYTTLGVTIDAGVAWITLDNPPVNVLGGTLIRELHEVLDTLRDDRSVRVIVFSSANSEFFLAHVDIHILDQMEELHEIADRNPDANLFQGVGELLRHQPQVTIVKLAGKARAGGAEFVAAADLTFAARETAGLGQTEVLMGIVPGGGGTQYLRERVGRNRALELLLTADLVDADTAAAYGWINRAVPAAELDAVVDQVAKKIAALSPELIAAAKRLVPPADLADGLKAEHAAWAELVSGSLPAQLMTLALEHGVQTPEGERDLESVMRDVAATL; encoded by the coding sequence GTGAACCTGGACACGTACACGACACTCGGTGTCACCATCGACGCAGGGGTGGCATGGATCACCCTGGACAACCCGCCCGTGAACGTCCTCGGCGGGACCTTGATCCGCGAACTGCACGAGGTGCTCGACACGTTGCGTGACGACCGCTCGGTCCGCGTCATCGTCTTCTCCAGCGCCAACTCGGAGTTTTTCCTCGCTCACGTCGATATCCACATCCTCGACCAGATGGAAGAACTACACGAGATCGCCGACCGGAACCCGGATGCCAACCTGTTCCAGGGGGTCGGTGAACTGCTCCGTCACCAACCGCAGGTCACGATCGTCAAGCTCGCCGGCAAGGCTCGTGCCGGCGGCGCCGAGTTCGTCGCGGCGGCCGATCTGACCTTCGCCGCGAGGGAGACCGCAGGTCTCGGCCAGACCGAGGTGCTGATGGGCATCGTTCCAGGTGGCGGGGGAACGCAGTACCTGCGCGAACGGGTCGGGCGCAACCGGGCTCTCGAACTGCTGCTCACGGCGGACCTGGTGGACGCCGACACGGCCGCCGCCTACGGCTGGATCAACCGCGCGGTGCCTGCGGCTGAACTCGACGCGGTCGTCGACCAGGTGGCGAAGAAGATCGCCGCGCTTTCACCGGAGCTCATCGCCGCAGCGAAGAGGCTGGTCCCGCCGGCGGATCTGGCTGACGGTTTGAAGGCGGAGCACGCCGCATGGGCCGAATTGGTGAGCGGAAGCCTGCCCGCGCAGCTCATGACGCTGGCCTTGGAGCACGGCGTGCAGACACCGGAGGGTGAGCGCGACCTGGAGTCGGTCATGCGCGACGTCGCAGCCACTCTCTAG
- a CDS encoding TetR/AcrR family transcriptional regulator, whose protein sequence is MSPQARTAVDQGRATRKAVIDAAVTLFGTHGYRGCSLAQIGERAGIGRSGVLHHFGTKEQLLVAVLEEHYPSVRDRPEAKAMARGEATFPDLLDEVARVNSRNPELVRFFSVMIGESLTEDHPARQFFVERYDAVRAVFTTAVAGPDADRRVRTLVSVALAAMDGLQLQWLRNPDEVDLVAGVRVITDLLRAQLPQG, encoded by the coding sequence GTGTCACCGCAGGCCAGAACCGCCGTCGACCAGGGCCGGGCCACCAGGAAAGCGGTCATCGACGCCGCCGTCACGCTCTTCGGCACCCACGGCTACCGCGGCTGCTCGCTGGCGCAGATCGGTGAACGCGCCGGGATCGGCCGGTCCGGCGTGCTGCACCATTTCGGTACGAAGGAGCAGCTGCTCGTCGCGGTGCTGGAGGAGCATTACCCGAGTGTGCGGGACCGGCCCGAAGCCAAGGCCATGGCCCGCGGCGAGGCAACCTTCCCCGACCTGCTCGACGAGGTCGCCCGCGTCAACAGCCGCAACCCGGAGCTGGTGCGGTTCTTCTCCGTGATGATCGGCGAGAGCCTGACCGAGGACCACCCGGCCCGGCAGTTCTTCGTCGAGCGGTACGACGCCGTTCGCGCCGTGTTCACCACGGCGGTGGCAGGCCCCGACGCCGACCGGCGCGTGCGGACGCTGGTCTCGGTGGCCCTCGCGGCCATGGACGGCCTGCAACTGCAGTGGCTGCGCAACCCGGACGAGGTCGACCTCGTGGCCGGGGTACGCGTGATCACCGATCTCCTGCGCGCCCAGCTGCCTCAGGGATAA
- a CDS encoding MFS transporter, producing MTLASNSTSAATGTDSAPELNLRLTGQAVDKWFVTRYVLALAGLWTALLTPASVTLAIRVGQLNPEGKAGSLAVVASVGAFAALIANPVFGALSDHSTSRFGQRRPFIAGGFLLGALATIGIGFAPSIAFVAISWAAAQLAFNAAVAALIAVLPERVPARLRGRVAGFMGMVPQFGVVGGTFLIQFIGTAGVWMFFAPAVIGLVLVLPFVLTLRETPRSREQVGRLDWRVLAGALWINPLKHRDYALAWAGRFLAWIALYLLTTYKTYYLIDKLGYTTKNVASILFDAMLVLAVCVAISSVGSGWLSDRIGRRKPFVVAGSLLFTGGMLVVAFGTGIEHFLLGIAISGLAQGLYLGVDYALIADVLPDQNTAAAKGMGVFNLAGTIPQTLAPVLAPALLAIGAGGGRGNYTAMYLFAAVFALVSAAFIQLIRGVK from the coding sequence GTGACACTCGCCTCCAACAGCACATCAGCCGCCACCGGCACCGACAGCGCCCCCGAACTGAACCTGCGTCTCACCGGGCAGGCCGTCGACAAATGGTTCGTCACCCGCTACGTCCTGGCCCTCGCCGGGCTGTGGACCGCTCTTCTCACCCCCGCATCGGTCACCCTGGCCATCCGCGTCGGTCAGCTGAACCCGGAGGGCAAAGCGGGTTCGCTCGCCGTCGTCGCGAGCGTCGGCGCGTTCGCGGCCCTGATCGCCAACCCCGTGTTCGGCGCCCTCAGCGACCACTCGACCTCCCGGTTCGGGCAGCGCCGCCCGTTCATCGCCGGCGGATTCCTGCTCGGCGCCCTGGCCACGATCGGAATCGGGTTCGCGCCCTCGATCGCCTTCGTGGCCATCAGCTGGGCCGCCGCCCAGCTGGCGTTCAACGCGGCCGTCGCCGCACTCATCGCCGTGCTGCCGGAACGCGTGCCGGCCCGGCTGCGCGGCCGCGTCGCCGGATTCATGGGTATGGTCCCGCAGTTCGGCGTCGTCGGCGGCACCTTCCTCATCCAGTTCATCGGCACCGCCGGGGTCTGGATGTTCTTCGCCCCGGCTGTCATCGGTCTGGTGCTCGTACTGCCGTTCGTGCTGACCCTGCGCGAAACACCGCGCTCCCGCGAGCAGGTCGGCCGGCTCGACTGGCGGGTGCTGGCCGGCGCGCTGTGGATCAACCCCCTCAAGCACCGCGACTACGCGCTGGCCTGGGCCGGCCGGTTCCTCGCCTGGATCGCCCTGTACCTGCTGACCACCTACAAGACCTACTATTTGATCGACAAGCTCGGCTACACGACCAAGAACGTCGCCTCGATCCTGTTCGACGCGATGCTCGTGCTGGCCGTGTGCGTGGCCATCAGCAGTGTGGGCTCGGGGTGGCTGTCGGACCGCATCGGCCGCCGCAAGCCGTTCGTCGTGGCCGGATCGCTGCTGTTCACCGGCGGGATGCTCGTGGTCGCCTTCGGGACCGGCATCGAGCACTTCCTGCTCGGCATCGCGATCTCCGGCCTCGCCCAGGGCCTCTACCTCGGGGTGGACTACGCACTCATCGCCGACGTGCTGCCGGACCAGAACACCGCGGCCGCCAAGGGCATGGGTGTGTTCAACCTGGCCGGCACCATCCCACAGACCCTCGCCCCGGTGCTCGCCCCGGCCCTGCTGGCCATCGGAGCCGGCGGCGGCCGCGGCAACTACACCGCGATGTACCTCTTCGCGGCGGTGTTCGCGCTCGTCAGCGCCGCCTTCATCCAGCTCATCAGGGGTGTGAAATGA
- a CDS encoding winged helix-turn-helix transcriptional regulator, which translates to MDTTSPAPAAEAPRFSADCPSRPILDQVADKWSMMAMQVLEEPTRFNEIKRQLDGVTQRVLTQTLRRLERNGLIRRRVLETSPIGVEYSLTPLGESFRGPFICLHRWTIEHSGEVIAAQHEYDERSSAC; encoded by the coding sequence ATGGACACCACCTCGCCCGCCCCGGCCGCCGAGGCTCCGCGGTTCAGCGCCGACTGCCCGAGTCGCCCGATCCTCGATCAAGTCGCTGACAAGTGGTCGATGATGGCGATGCAGGTTTTGGAAGAGCCGACCCGGTTCAACGAGATCAAGCGGCAACTGGACGGCGTGACGCAGCGGGTACTGACCCAGACGCTGCGTCGGCTGGAACGCAACGGCCTGATCCGGCGCCGGGTGCTCGAGACCTCGCCGATCGGCGTCGAGTATTCCCTCACGCCCCTGGGCGAGTCTTTCCGCGGACCGTTCATCTGCCTGCACAGGTGGACGATCGAGCACAGCGGCGAGGTCATCGCCGCGCAACACGAGTACGACGAGCGGTCCTCAGCCTGCTGA
- a CDS encoding class II glutamine amidotransferase, with the protein MCRLFGLSAAPQRVHATFWLLEAPDSLAAQSRREPDGTGLGIFDSDGKPHVSKQPLAAYEDKKFAYEAKQYESATFLAHIRYASTGGLEPANTHPFVQHDRLFAHNGVIGDLPAVEQRLGDYRHLVEGDTDSERFFALVTKETDAHHGDVGAGITAAARWAADNLPIYALNVILTTPTELWALRYPDTHDLFVLQRSPGGPHGDRHLEHASAAGRIRARSGELARHRAAVVASERMDEDPGWHNLEPGQLLHVGPDQVVTRRTILEHPPKHPLTLDDLGAHAAASQQGR; encoded by the coding sequence ATGTGTCGTCTGTTCGGTTTGTCCGCCGCACCCCAGCGGGTGCACGCCACGTTCTGGCTGCTCGAAGCACCGGACAGCCTCGCCGCGCAAAGCCGGCGCGAACCCGACGGAACCGGCCTGGGGATCTTCGACAGCGACGGCAAGCCGCACGTGTCGAAACAGCCGCTGGCGGCATACGAAGACAAGAAGTTCGCTTATGAAGCCAAACAGTACGAATCGGCGACATTCCTCGCGCATATCCGCTACGCCTCCACCGGCGGCCTCGAACCGGCCAACACCCACCCCTTCGTCCAGCACGACCGCCTCTTCGCCCACAACGGCGTCATCGGCGACCTCCCCGCAGTGGAACAGCGGTTGGGCGACTACCGGCACCTCGTCGAGGGCGACACCGACTCCGAACGGTTCTTCGCCCTCGTCACCAAGGAGACCGACGCCCACCACGGCGACGTCGGCGCCGGGATCACCGCCGCCGCCCGCTGGGCCGCCGACAACCTGCCGATCTACGCCCTCAACGTCATCCTGACCACCCCGACCGAGCTGTGGGCACTGCGCTATCCCGACACCCACGACCTGTTCGTGCTGCAACGCTCCCCCGGCGGTCCACACGGCGACCGGCACCTGGAGCACGCCAGCGCCGCCGGCCGCATCCGCGCCCGCTCCGGCGAACTGGCCCGCCACCGCGCCGCCGTCGTCGCCAGCGAACGCATGGACGAAGACCCCGGCTGGCACAACCTCGAACCCGGCCAACTACTGCACGTCGGCCCGGACCAAGTCGTCACCCGCCGCACCATCCTCGAACACCCGCCGAAGCACCCCCTCACCCTCGACGACCTCGGCGCCCACGCCGCCGCCTCCCAGCAAGGCCGGTAA
- a CDS encoding malate dehydrogenase encodes MKVVIIGGAGGIGSSAAFNLLSAAGTYEVVLVDTRPHMITSHTMDLENAAALGRNATTVRGGTAEDAIDADVVVLSAAVPLRLNSSRLVFLADNARIVDEVLAPLAGSGFAGVVLMLTNPVDPLITHVHRQGWLPRHRLVGYTLNDSLRLRTGIGQALDRHPRDVGAWMLGEHGVGQVPLYSRVTVGGQPVTLTAGQRTAAQTYADTWYQRHVALDSGRTSTWTTGLGTARMVEAMATESGTLLPASVVLDGEYGIAGVSLSVPVVLGRKGVARIEEWDLTADERVGMNSAAARVEQTVAELHQA; translated from the coding sequence GTGAAGGTAGTCATCATCGGAGGCGCCGGCGGGATCGGCTCGTCGGCCGCCTTCAACCTGCTCTCCGCCGCGGGCACCTACGAGGTGGTACTGGTCGACACCAGACCCCACATGATCACCAGCCACACCATGGACCTGGAGAACGCAGCCGCGCTGGGACGGAACGCGACGACGGTCCGCGGCGGCACGGCCGAGGACGCCATCGACGCCGACGTCGTCGTGCTCAGCGCCGCGGTTCCCTTGCGACTCAACAGTTCTCGACTGGTCTTCCTCGCCGACAACGCGCGCATCGTCGACGAGGTGCTGGCGCCGCTGGCCGGCTCGGGGTTCGCCGGCGTGGTGCTGATGCTGACCAACCCGGTCGATCCGCTGATCACGCACGTGCACCGGCAGGGCTGGCTGCCCCGGCATCGGCTCGTCGGCTACACCCTCAACGACAGCCTGCGGCTGCGCACCGGGATCGGCCAGGCGCTGGACCGGCATCCCCGCGACGTCGGTGCGTGGATGCTCGGCGAGCACGGTGTCGGTCAGGTGCCGCTGTACAGCCGCGTCACAGTGGGCGGGCAGCCGGTCACCCTGACCGCCGGTCAGCGCACCGCGGCCCAGACCTACGCCGACACGTGGTACCAGCGCCACGTCGCCCTCGACTCGGGACGCACGTCGACCTGGACCACCGGGCTCGGCACCGCCCGCATGGTCGAGGCGATGGCCACCGAATCCGGCACCCTGCTACCGGCTTCGGTCGTCCTCGACGGCGAGTACGGGATCGCCGGGGTGAGCCTCTCCGTGCCGGTCGTGCTCGGCCGCAAAGGCGTCGCCCGGATCGAGGAATGGGACCTCACAGCCGACGAGCGCGTCGGCATGAACTCCGCCGCGGCGCGCGTCGAGCAGACCGTCGCCGAACTCCACCAAGCCTGA
- a CDS encoding NADPH:quinone reductase, protein MKAAFFTANGPAKTVLQVLDVARPEPGPGQVRVRVALSAINPGDMWMRTNSSPEDFGPVGERHGRIPHQDGTGVIDAVGAGVDTGRIGERVWIWMAGSGTPWGTAAQWTVVPSEQAVRLPEGTSDELGASLGIPAMTAHWCLHADGSPKGRTVLVAAGAGAVGHYAIELGKIAGARIVTTVSGPEKAALARAAGADLVVNYRDADAARQILDATGPVDRIIEVALTDNLELDLAVAAAGATIVTYAAQPVDPTLPVFRLMWPNLVLRFALFLTEPRDALLHAATEITSALERNLLSPLPVHSFGLEDVAAAHEAVENGITGKVVLDLR, encoded by the coding sequence ATGAAGGCAGCTTTCTTCACCGCAAACGGCCCCGCGAAGACCGTGCTGCAGGTGCTCGACGTCGCGCGACCGGAACCCGGCCCCGGCCAGGTGCGCGTTCGCGTCGCGCTTTCCGCGATCAACCCCGGTGACATGTGGATGCGGACGAACTCCTCACCTGAGGACTTCGGGCCTGTCGGGGAGCGCCATGGCCGCATCCCGCACCAGGACGGCACGGGTGTGATCGATGCGGTCGGCGCGGGTGTCGACACCGGCCGGATCGGTGAACGCGTGTGGATCTGGATGGCCGGTTCCGGCACGCCGTGGGGGACCGCCGCCCAATGGACCGTGGTGCCGTCGGAACAAGCGGTCCGGTTGCCGGAAGGGACGTCCGACGAACTGGGCGCCAGTTTGGGCATCCCGGCGATGACCGCGCATTGGTGCCTGCACGCCGACGGCTCGCCGAAGGGCCGCACGGTGCTCGTCGCGGCCGGAGCGGGCGCCGTCGGCCACTACGCGATCGAACTCGGCAAGATCGCCGGCGCGCGGATCGTGACCACTGTCAGCGGACCGGAGAAGGCGGCGCTCGCCCGTGCCGCCGGTGCGGACCTCGTCGTGAACTACCGGGACGCCGACGCGGCGCGGCAGATTCTCGACGCGACCGGCCCCGTCGACCGGATCATCGAGGTCGCGCTGACCGACAACCTGGAGCTTGACCTGGCCGTCGCCGCTGCAGGGGCGACGATCGTGACTTACGCGGCGCAACCGGTGGACCCGACGCTGCCGGTGTTCCGGCTGATGTGGCCGAACCTCGTGCTGAGGTTCGCGTTGTTCCTCACCGAACCGCGGGACGCACTCCTGCACGCGGCCACGGAGATCACCTCGGCGCTGGAGCGGAACCTGCTCTCGCCTCTGCCGGTCCACTCCTTCGGCCTCGAGGACGTGGCGGCCGCGCACGAAGCAGTCGAGAACGGTATCACCGGCAAGGTCGTACTCGACTTGCGCTGA
- a CDS encoding IclR family transcriptional regulator — protein sequence MAHPPAEGVPPLPAQDPPRPSVQTLDRGLRLLELIALSHVPLPLAELAEQMRLHRSIVYRLLRTLQDHRLVTHTPQGYTLGTRAQSLGRRTLPVLQRIAKPEIAKLAARVGLTAFFVVRDGDEAVTLVSVEVESTRSRAVYTPGDRHPLTRGAPGIAMLAAEPPREGERPEVANAREAGFASTANEVIPGLATISAPVTSGPDTAVAAVAIAFTVERPGRAAVDAVLDTARVITGRVRAALSTGAIVPGVN from the coding sequence ATGGCGCATCCGCCCGCCGAGGGTGTTCCACCGCTGCCGGCCCAGGACCCGCCGCGACCGTCCGTGCAAACCCTGGACCGGGGCTTGCGGCTGCTCGAACTGATCGCGCTGTCCCACGTCCCGCTCCCGTTGGCCGAGCTGGCCGAGCAAATGCGGCTGCATCGCTCGATCGTCTACCGCCTGCTGCGGACCCTGCAGGACCACCGGCTCGTCACGCACACACCGCAGGGGTACACGCTCGGTACGCGGGCGCAGTCCCTCGGCCGCCGCACGCTGCCGGTGCTGCAGCGGATCGCCAAGCCCGAGATCGCCAAGCTCGCCGCGCGGGTCGGCCTCACCGCCTTCTTCGTCGTCCGCGACGGCGACGAAGCGGTCACCCTGGTCTCCGTCGAGGTGGAAAGCACCCGCTCGCGCGCCGTCTACACACCCGGCGACCGGCATCCGCTCACCCGCGGCGCGCCCGGCATCGCGATGCTCGCCGCCGAACCGCCTCGGGAAGGCGAGCGGCCCGAAGTCGCGAATGCCCGCGAAGCCGGCTTCGCCAGCACCGCGAACGAGGTCATCCCCGGGCTGGCCACCATCTCCGCCCCTGTGACGTCCGGACCGGACACCGCGGTGGCGGCGGTCGCGATCGCATTCACCGTCGAACGTCCGGGCCGCGCCGCGGTCGACGCTGTCCTGGACACCGCGCGTGTCATCACCGGCCGCGTGCGCGCCGCGCTGTCCACGGGCGCGATCGTGCCCGGCGTGAACTGA
- a CDS encoding thiamine pyrophosphate-dependent enzyme, which translates to MPTVKDVSFEVLRRFGLTTLFANPGSTEVSLLAGLPSDLDFVLGLHEASVIGIATGYALRTGRPALALLHTTAGLGNAVGALATARVNRASLVVVVGQQDRRHLAAEPFLAGRLHGLAGEYPVWQHQPERPQDVPAALARAWHEARDARGPAIVVVPMADWDAEADLDAPFTAPATLHRGRGVDDAALAEVAALLEGSTAPVVVAGAGNDSPAGWAALTGLAERLDCPVWQEAFGARAGFPQDHRLFAGHLPAARSGLRKALAAHDVVLTVGAPAFRQYPYESGAFVESGTRLAVITDDPAEAHRSPADVAVVADPAEAVALLTRRLPAASGPAREALRRPRPSRPGPGDPLRAVHVLDALAERLPHDAVLLEETPSSRPDLHALVPARAPLGFLSAAMGGLGFALPAAIGVRLAGPDRPVVAVLGDGASLYSIQALWSAWHYRVGALFVVLANGRYAIMDRLSEQAGAAVPAWPPFTEVSVTTLARGFGCPAERVEDHPNLLATLDTVLPTLAGRREPLLLEVAVEPGDHYRARTHHGKGYR; encoded by the coding sequence GTGCCAACGGTGAAGGACGTCAGCTTCGAGGTGCTGCGCCGGTTCGGGCTCACCACCTTGTTCGCCAATCCCGGTTCCACCGAGGTGTCCCTGCTCGCCGGCCTGCCATCCGATCTGGACTTCGTGCTCGGCCTGCACGAGGCGTCCGTGATCGGCATCGCGACGGGGTACGCGCTGCGCACCGGCCGGCCCGCGCTGGCCTTGCTGCACACCACCGCCGGGCTCGGCAACGCCGTCGGCGCGCTGGCCACGGCCCGCGTGAACCGCGCGTCGCTGGTGGTCGTCGTCGGGCAGCAGGACCGCAGGCACCTGGCCGCGGAACCGTTCCTCGCCGGGCGACTGCACGGCCTCGCCGGGGAGTACCCGGTCTGGCAGCACCAGCCGGAGCGGCCCCAGGACGTGCCGGCCGCACTCGCCCGGGCGTGGCACGAAGCACGCGACGCCCGCGGCCCCGCGATCGTTGTCGTCCCCATGGCCGACTGGGACGCCGAGGCCGACCTCGACGCGCCCTTCACCGCGCCCGCGACCCTCCATCGTGGACGTGGTGTCGACGACGCGGCCCTGGCCGAAGTCGCGGCCTTGCTCGAAGGCTCGACCGCACCGGTCGTCGTCGCAGGCGCGGGCAACGACTCCCCGGCCGGCTGGGCCGCGCTGACCGGGCTGGCCGAGCGGCTGGACTGCCCGGTGTGGCAGGAAGCTTTCGGTGCCCGCGCCGGCTTCCCCCAGGACCACCGGCTGTTCGCCGGGCACCTGCCTGCCGCACGGTCGGGACTGCGGAAGGCTCTGGCCGCCCACGACGTGGTGCTCACGGTCGGGGCGCCGGCGTTCCGGCAGTACCCCTACGAATCCGGCGCCTTCGTCGAGTCGGGCACCCGGCTCGCGGTCATCACCGACGACCCGGCGGAAGCGCACCGCAGCCCCGCCGACGTGGCCGTCGTCGCCGACCCGGCCGAGGCCGTCGCTCTGCTGACGCGGCGGTTGCCCGCAGCCTCCGGACCCGCGCGCGAGGCTCTCCGACGCCCCCGCCCGTCCAGGCCTGGCCCCGGGGATCCGCTGCGCGCGGTGCACGTGCTCGACGCGCTGGCGGAGCGGCTGCCGCACGACGCCGTCCTCCTCGAGGAGACCCCGTCCAGCCGACCGGACCTGCACGCGCTCGTCCCCGCCCGCGCGCCACTCGGCTTCCTCAGCGCGGCCATGGGCGGGCTCGGGTTCGCCCTCCCCGCCGCGATCGGCGTGCGGCTGGCCGGACCCGACCGCCCGGTGGTCGCGGTCCTCGGCGACGGCGCTTCGCTGTATTCGATCCAGGCGCTGTGGAGCGCCTGGCACTACCGTGTTGGCGCGCTGTTCGTCGTGCTGGCCAACGGCCGCTACGCGATCATGGACCGGTTGTCGGAACAGGCCGGCGCGGCCGTACCCGCGTGGCCCCCGTTCACCGAAGTGAGCGTCACGACGCTGGCCCGCGGCTTCGGGTGCCCCGCCGAGCGCGTCGAGGACCATCCGAACCTCCTGGCGACGCTGGACACCGTGCTCCCGACGCTGGCCGGCCGCCGGGAACCCCTGCTCCTCGAAGTGGCCGTCGAGCCCGGCGACCACTACCGCGCACGAACGCACCACGGGAAGGGATACCGGTGA